The sequence TCTACACGTCATAATGGGCATGTAGTGGTACCAGAAGTGTGTATTTACTTTGACTTCTCCCTGTTCAGAGGTAATCGATCCAAAAAATACAATGCGGAGAAATTTGAGGCATTTTATTCCATGAACTATGTGCCGCTGGCAGAAGCGGGGATAGATATCAAGTATAAGACACAGGCGGTATTACCATTGCCGACAGCGCCATTGAAGGTGCATAAGCATATGGATGATAATGTGACGGTGTTGAAGATGTTTCCTGGGATCACCAGAAAGGCGGTAGAAGCGACGCTGAATGTTCCGGGCCTCAAAGGAGTCATAATGGAGACCTTTGGGAGTGGGAATACAAATACGCAGCCGTGGTTTATAGATTGCCTTCGTAAAGCAATAGAAAAGGGCATAGTGATAGTGGATATTACGCAGTGTGATGGAGGATCTGTAGAGTTGGGTAAATATGAGACGAGCTCGCTGCTGGCGCAGATAGGAGTGATAAGTGGGCATGATATGACATTTGAGGCGGCGATAACGAAATTGATGTTTGTGTTGGGGCAGAATTTGGATGCGGCGGCGACGCAGGAGATGATAGAGACTTCGTTGAGAGGGGAGCTGACGCCGATAAATCATGAATGGTGACGAAGATCAGGGTAGAATTTTTGGGAATATTTTGGAAATGTGAGGGGAAAGGTTACCTTTGCCATCCGAAATAAAATTCAACCGATGGAGAAGTGCAGGAGTGGTTGAACTGGCACGCCTGGAAAGTGTGTAAACTCGAAAGGGTTTCAAGGGTTCGAATCCCTTCTTCTCCGCTAAAGGGGACTGATTATCTAAATGATGATCGGTCCCTTTTTCGTTTTGGGGTGGATTGCCCGATAGGTGGGCAATCCGTGAGAAAATGAAATTTACTTTTGGGGTTCGAAATGACTCATTTTGGCGGTCGTAGATGATTCCTTGAGGAAAGATGAGCGTTTGGAGTTTTTCTTTGGCACTTGTGTCGCTGGAACGCCATGCCATAGCGAGGTTTGAAGAAAGGGTCAATGCCTTTTCGATTGCTTCGTCAGGGTTCGAAATGTTTTTGGTGCATTTTTCTAATTCGGAGGAAATGGTGTCTCGCTCCTTACTGTATCGGGAATAGAACTTATTAAAGCTTTCCTCCCCTATTTGCTTGAGTACATACCTGCTTTCTTCTAAACTATCAATCTTCTCATCAATTTCATTTAGCTGCGCCGTCAGGATTTTTTGATGTTCGAGGTTGTCTTTGTTCAATTCATAATACTCTGCCAACAGGGCTTCTTTAAGGGAATCTTTTAGGCTATCAATGAAACAATACTGGCTTAATAGCTGTTCAAATAGTTCATGCATCCTTTTAGCGCTTTTGTTACACTTGCAACCATCCTTACGGCATTTATAATACCATAATCCTTTTGCCTTGACTATATAGCCTGTAAATGGCTGGTTACAGATATCGCACTTAATGAAGATTTTAAGGGGTACTGCATCCTGTTCTTTCTTATGCGGCACTCCGTACCCGCCAGAACCCTGATGGATATTATTGACCTTTAAAAATATTTCTGGGCTTATCATCTTCTCATGGTCACCTTCTACTATTTTCCCTTCCAATAGGCCGTGATTAATCATACCACAATAGAAAGGCCGTTTAAAGATCTTAGTCAGTTGTTGTTTGTACATTTTCACTCCCATAGCTTTTAGCTTAGAAATGATTCCCTCATTCTTCATGCCCTCGGCCTTCCAGATAAATGCTTTTTTGATCTTTTTTCCCACTTCATTTACGACAAGTTTACGCTGG is a genomic window of Chitinophaga sp. LS1 containing:
- a CDS encoding asparaginase, which codes for MSKILIIYTGGTVGMIFDEKTKALRPIGFNEIRNNLPELYRMGIDFYVYAFNPPIDSSDMQPEIWVELASIIEDRYDRYDGFVILHGSDTMSFTASALSFMLENLAKPVILTGSQLPIGKIRTDAKENIITAMEIASTRHNGHVVVPEVCIYFDFSLFRGNRSKKYNAEKFEAFYSMNYVPLAEAGIDIKYKTQAVLPLPTAPLKVHKHMDDNVTVLKMFPGITRKAVEATLNVPGLKGVIMETFGSGNTNTQPWFIDCLRKAIEKGIVIVDITQCDGGSVELGKYETSSLLAQIGVISGHDMTFEAAITKLMFVLGQNLDAAATQEMIETSLRGELTPINHEW